One part of the Schistocerca piceifrons isolate TAMUIC-IGC-003096 chromosome 7, iqSchPice1.1, whole genome shotgun sequence genome encodes these proteins:
- the LOC124805393 gene encoding uncharacterized protein LOC124805393 codes for MKHAVAVLVAGTFLLGYCAAPGGAQQQAAGGFFNAVCPGCVDAIEGAASAGEESAHDAWNAAFGHESPIYEWAEHVGSNAGGSSGGAAVRRTGAVGAAHARKGGAARAAHAAHAAHAA; via the exons ATGAAGCACGCCGTCGCCGTACTGGTCGCCGGGACGTTCCTGCTGGGCTACTGTGCAGCGCCCGGCGGCGCTCAGCAGCAGGCGGCCGGCGGCTTCTTCAACGCCGTCTGCCCCGGCTGCGTGGACGCTATCGAGGGGGCGGCGAGCGCGGGCGAGGAGTCCGCCCACGACGCCTGGAACGCCGCTTTCGGCCACGAGTCCCCCATATACGAGTGGGCTGAGCACGTGG GCTCGAATGCAGGCGGCAGCAGCGGTGGCGCGGCGGTCCGCCGCACCGGCGCAGTCGGCGCCGCGCACGCCAGGAAGGGCGGCGCCGCccgcgccgcccacgccgcccacgccgcccacgCCGCCTAA